GAGTAGGGCGGTCATTTCCCCGATATCTACAGGTTTAAGAAGATACCCATCAACCCCGAATTTGATCGCTTGTTGAGCGTACTCAAAGTCCGCATATCCACTGAGAATGATCATATGCAAATGAACACCTAGCGTTGAAGCATGCTGTATGAATTGTAACCCGTCCATAACGGGCATGCGGATATCGACGATCACGAGATCGGGCATATCTGACTTCAAGACATTCAAGGCTTCTTGACCATTAGCTGCCGCAGCTATAACTTGAAAGCCGAGGCTTCCCCATGGAATCAAGGTTTGCAGACCTTGACGAAGCTTAGGCTCATCGTCCACAATAACGGTCTTCAGCATCGTGACACCCCTCCTGGAATGAAAAATGTAACACTTGTGCCGTTCCCTGGCTCGCTCTCGATTTGCAGACAGCTGGTTGTCCCATATAGCAGAACAAGACGGTCATTGACGTTGCGCAATCCGATTCGTTGGCCTTCCTGCTCATCAACACTTGCAGAAAGCTCCTCCTGCATGAGGGAGAGACGACCAGCCGGAAAGCCAGCACCGTTGTCGCTTACCTTAATTCGGATCCCCTCCGAAACGCTCATGACCTCCACTTCAATGTAGGCCCCTTCTGCGCGGTTATCCAAGCCATGTATAATGGCATTTTCAACTAGAGGCTGAATAATAAGTGGTGGAATGGGCAGCTCTTCTAGATGGGGTTCCACCTTGAAGCGATATTCCAATCGGTCTTCATATCTGAATTTTTGAATTTCCAGATAACAACGAACTCGCTCCAGCTCCTTACGAAGTGTAATCTTGCCATTGCCAGCTTCCAGGCTGCTTCGGAGTAATGAGCTTAGCAGCCATACCGCATGTGCAATATCGTCCTGTTTGCGAATGTGGGACTCCATCCTGATGGATTCGAGCGCATTGAATAGAAAGTGCGGGTTAATTTGGCTCGCCAGCATTTTAAACTTGATTTCATTCTGCCTTTGCTCAACAAGACTTTTCTGACGATTCGTTTCTTGGACTTCTTGGATTAGTTGAGAGATGCTTCTGACTAGCGAATTGAACCGTCTGGATAGCAGCCCGATTTCATCTTTTCCGTCGATATGGAGATACGTTTCCAAAGAGCCCGATCCTACCTTGGACATATGATTGCTTAAGCGGTAAAGCCTCCTGGATAGGAGAGAAGCAGAAGCATAGATGAGCAGAACTGCGAAGATGAGACTGGCCGAGATCACAATGATGCCGAGCCGGATTACTTGATTGGCATCTCGGGTAATGTCGGATACGGTAAAAATGGATATGATGCGAAGCCCGTTCCAGCTGTTTTCCGGATTCAAATTGGCAATAACCACTTTGGACGCATGGCCATTCACAATTCCATCGTAGCTGCCTGTTTGTTGGGACAGAACGTTCTCGTCAGTATGGATTTCAAATAGATTCTTACCGAACAGTGCCGCGTCATTGGATGCGACGATGCGATTACGGTCATCCACGATAAAAGTTTGGAATGACTCCTGATCCAGAATAGAGCTTAATCGGTGCTTGTCTACATTAATGACTAAGACCCCTGTTCGCCCTGGAGGATCTAAGGAAAAGGAACGAATCAGACTAAGATACTCTTCATTGACCCGTTCATCCTTGATTAAATTCCAGCCTGCAAGTCCTTTCCGCGCAATAGCTTCCTTGTACCAGTCTTGCGATAGGATGTCATCGTCTGGTTGGATGAATTCCCAGTTATTAAGCGCTCCAGGATTGACTGTATAAACACGGATGCCGGATATCTCTTTATACAATTGGAGATAGTCCCGTATGTCCGTATATCCCCTGTAGGCCTGAATCACTTCGAGATTGCTATTATACTGTCGGCCGGCTACCAGCTTCATCTTATTGTCCGTCGTTAATCGATAGGAGATATCTAGCGGAACCTTCATCAATTCTTCCGTACGTTTACGGACGCGTTCCACATTGCCAGATACCTGCAGGAAGGCATCCTGAATAACGATTGCACGAAGCTTCGCAGTCAAGAACAGACCGCTGAGCATGAGGGGAAGGACAGCTGCTGAGATGAATGTGATGGCCAGCTTCTTCTTCATTTTCATATCATTCATGATTCGGATAAAAAACATGGTTCACGCTCCCGAGTCCACTTGCTCAAACATGATCCAGATTTACAGCCTGAAGCTTGAACCAACCGCTTTCGTAGTCCTTTTGTCCGAAGACCGTAGGTAGACCCACCAGCATAAGACTGTCTCCTCCCCGGATTGTCCGTTCCTCGCTTTTACTGGACTGCACTTCGTATTCGAATTCCGGGTTTAGACCGTCTAGGTGCAAGGCACGGAGCGGTGCGTTCGGAACGGCCATCACTTGGAAATAATAGACGAGCGCTTCGCTTTTGTCTTCAGACACAAACATCCATGCCGACTCGTTTCCGTCAAACGGATTCTTGAGACGATATAAGTCGCCCTTCTGAACCAAGCCTCGAAACTGCTTGTAGGTTGCGACTTGCTGCTTGACCGTCTCTTTCTCCTCATCGGTGAATTTCGTCAGGTCGAGCTCATATCCGAAGTTACCTGACATGGCGACATCTCCTCTGAAGTCCAGAGGTGTTATTCGTCCGACCTGATGATTGGGCACAGCTGACACATGCGCTCCAATTGTACTTACCGGATAAACAAGGCTTGTGCCATATTGGATCTTCAAACGTTCCACCGCATCCGTATTATCACTGGTCCAGGTTTGAGGCATATAATAAAGCATACCGGGATCAAATCGACCGCCGCCGCTTGAACAGCTCTCAAATAGAATATGAGGGAAATCAGCAGTCACGCGTTCCAACAGCTCGTAGAGACCCAGTACATAACGATGGGCGGTTTCACCCTGGCGTTCAGGAGGCAGAGCTGCGGAACCGATTTCTGTCAGGCAGCGGTTCATATCCCATTTGACGTAGGAAACCGGCACACTGGTGAAAATGGCAGAAAGTGAGTCATAGATGTAATCGCGCACCTCTTTGCGAGTGTAATCGAGCACGAATTGCCATCTGGCCTCGCTGCGTCTCCGCCCCGGAACATGCAGGCACCAGTCGGGATGCTTTCTATACAGCTCACTGTCGGGAGAGATCATCTCGGGCTCGAACCAGAGTCCGAATTGAAGACCCAGCTTATTGATGCGTGCGGCAACATCCGCAAGTCCATCCGGCAGCTTACGGCGATCTTCGTACCAATCTCCCAAAGAGGAATTGTCAGAATCCCGTTTTCCGAACCAACCGTCATCCAGGACAAACAGCTCGATACCTAACTTGGAGCCTTCTTCCGCGATAGAGACCAGTTTATCCGCATCAAAGTTAAAATAGGTCGCTTCCCAGTTATTTACGAGGATAGGCCGCTCTTCATCCCGATACTTTCCTCGGCACAGTCGGGTACGATACAAGCGGTGATACGTGCGGGACATGTCTCCGAGCCCCTGGCCCGAATATACCATCACGACCTCCGGTGTTTGGAAGCTCTCTCCCGGAGCGAGCAGCCATGTAAAGTCAAATGAGTTTATTCCCAGGCTAAATCGGGTAGAGCCAAACGCATCTACTTCTGCAACCGCTTCAAAGCCACCGCTGTACACCAAACTAAAGCCGAATGCATCCCCATGGCATTCCGTCGTCTCAGAGGTGACCAAAGCGGCGAATGGATTGAGTTGATGGCTGCTCATACCTCGCTTGCTATCGATCCGGGTTTCACCTTGCAGAAGCGCTCTGCGTGTAAGGTTACCTTCCCGGGCCCAGGCACCGGAGAGATAGGTAATTTCTAAATCGCGCTTCTCCGCAAAATCAATACTAGCGCTCAGCGCCCTGCGCAGTCGAAGGTCCTTATCTCCTTCATTGCTGAAGCGAGCTGAACGAATGATGACGTTTCGATCAGCGAAAATGGTGTATAGCAGGACTACCTTAAGTCCTGAATAGGCATCACTCAATACCAACTCCAGCGTATCGGCTTCGTTCTCATCTTCGATATAAACAGCCGGCAATCCGGTTAGCGAGGGCTTTCCCTTCATCATTCGGTAGGCTTCATACTTTAATTCCGTAATGCGCGTTCCATCCTTCAGTTCTGCTTGATAGGCAGGATTTCGGAAGTCTCCGCTCCCATACTGAGGGTATTCCTGAGGCAGCCGATCCAGCCGGCCTTTTCCGGAGTGTGGATCAATAAATCCTTCATCGGCCCACGATGCTTCAGCTTGCCTCCCCAATAAACATGCACAGGATATCCGTTTACAATCTGAATAAAATAACTCATGTTGGAAGTTGTAAGGTGAAACAGTAAAGGGTTCTCTTGAACGATAATTGCCATTGATAAATAACTCCTCCCAGAATTTAAAGTTCAGTTATCGTGTTTGGCTCGAAACGCATTTGATACAATAAGATGTCTTTAAGCTTGATGAAATGTGAAAAACTGGCAACACTATATAGTGAAATGATATATGATAATAGCTTTATCGTACATGGCGTGGTACTTAATTAATATGGTATAATGCTTGAAAACATAGGAGATGTATCATGATTGAGTATTTGCAAAAGAGCAAGCATCACACAGAACTGCACCTCACTCAATTTGGGATAGAATCGTGCATCCCCCGCCATTTTCATGGACCAGCTGTAAGAGATTACTATTTGCTTCATTACATTTTAGAAGGAAGGGGCAGCTTTGAGGTTGGAGGTACAACGTACACACTAGGGAAGGGACAAGGTTTTCTCATTTGCCCGGGTGTTGTCACCTATTATGAAGCGGATGCCTCACATCCGTGGACCTATTGCTGGGTGGGCTTTAACGGAACACTGGCTGAATGGCTCCTTAAACAAGCAGGTTTAACGTTATCATCGCCAATCCTTCACTATAATAGTGACGATCGATTATATAGGTATATTCAGATGATGGATGATTCAAAAAAGGATTTTCCTAGATCTCGTGAATCCAGATTAAACGGGCTGCTGTATCTCATGCTTTCGGAGCTGGTGGAGTCAGGACCGGTTGAGCCCAACAGTCCGAAGTCAGTTCGTTCAGAAGTTTACGTTGAAAAAGTGCTGGACCTTATTGAAGTCAACTATGCACAAAAAATAACGATGGAGGACATCGCACATGCAATCGGGCTGAATCGGAGCTATTTGTGTTCATTATTCAAGCAACGGATGAATACGAGCATTCAAGACTACTTGATTCGCTGCCGAATCAATAAGGCCTGCGAAATGATGGGAAATGCAGAGCTTTCGATCGGTGACATATCCCGGTCCGTGGGCTACAACGACCCGTTACTCTTCTCCAAAATGTTCAAAAAGGTAAAGGGACTCTCTCCCAAGCATTACCGAACCGAACTCCAAACTGAAGCAGGAGATTGATGTGGATAAAGTTTTTTAATCATGCATTTTTATGGTAAAGTAATTCCATGATTTGTCATCTAGAAACCAAATAAAAACCTGTAAGGAGAGATGAAAATGTCTAACGTCGTTGATTTTAAAACGGTATCTACGACTGGTTTAGAGTCTTCACCTGTAGCAGAAGCGCTAGCTGGATTACGTGCGCATGAAGCCCGTTATTTTATGAATAAATACAAGCATGTCTTTACGGTTGTTCCTGCTAGTGAAAGTCAGGAGACCCTTGACTACGTGAACCGGGTTCTACAAGAACGCAATATTGAGTTTGCGGCCAAGCCTTTGGAAACGTCGCGCTTTCAAGTGGAAAATATTAAATTTGCCTACGTCTTTTATGAGGACGGTCTCGGGATCAATGTGATGTACACGATAGATGACCCCAAAAAACGGGCCGTTGGTTTTAAACTTTCGGAGGGGATGGACGTACCGCAGGAGTTAGAAGGAAAGTTTAAGTTCGCCAAGATGAAGTCTGCTTTAGCTGGTACCATTCGGGGCTCGTTCTTTGTGATTAAAGGAGAATATTAAAGCTTGCTCGCAATATTTCAGAAGTATTTCAAAAAACAACGGGAAAATGTGCTGAAGAGCATCTTTTTTAAAATCTGAATACAATCTAGCAATGCTAAGTTATACCTAAGCAATCATAGCGGAGGTATACATGCAGATGTCAACATTAGAGAAATTTTTTCAAGCTTACCGAAATTGTGTAGTTGGGGTTGATCACCGATTTGAAACGCCTTATGGGTGGAAGAAAATGGTGTATGCAGATTGGACAGCAAGCGGGCGGTTGTACGGGCCGATTGAGAAGAAAATAACGGAAATCGTAGGGCCATTTATGGCAAATACGCATACAGAAGCCAGTGCAGCTGGAGAGATGATGAGTAACTGGTACCGGTACGCGAGACTTGTGATCAAACAACATGTGAATGCGGATGTTGAGCAAGATGTGCTGTTAACCTGCGGTTCCGGAACAACAGGTGTAATCAATAGGTTTCAACGCATACTGGGGTTGCGCATTCCGGAATCGCTCGCTTCTCAAGTCAATTTGGCAGATGAGGAGCGTCCGTTAGTTATCGTTACGCATATGGAGCATCATTCGAATCATACATCATGGCTTGAAACTACAGCAGATGTTGAGGTACTGGAGCCTGGAGCGGACGGTAATGTTAGCCTTGATAATTTAAGAGATCTGTTGGAAGCGAATCGCCACCGGAGGCTGATCATCGGTGCTTTCACCGCATGCTCCAATGTGACCGGAGTGTGCACCCCATACAGCCAGATGGCGAGACTTATGCATGAATATGGCGGGCTTTGTTTTGTTGATTTTGCCGCCGCTGCTCCCTATATCCATATGGACATGCATCCTGCTGACCCTATGGAACGTCTAGATGCTATTTACTTTTCTCCTCATAAATTCCTCGGGGGCCCTGGCAGCTGCGGTGTGCTCTTATTCGATAAACGGTTGTATAAGAATCGTATACCGGATACGGTCGGAGGCGGTACGGTAAAGTGGACCAATCCCTGGGGAGAGAAGGCATATTGTGATGATATTGAGGAGCGTGAGCACGGGGGGACGCCTGGCATTTTGCAAGTGATTCGGACCGCGCTCAGTCTCAAGCTGAAGGATCAAATGGGCCTGAAGTCGATTCAGGAAAGAGAAAAAGAGCTGCTGCATATTGTATGGAACGGATTAAAGAATAACCCTCAAATCAAGGTGCTGGAGCCGGATCAAACGGAGCGGCTTGGCATCATTTCCTTTTACTCGGAATCGATCCATTATAACTTATTTACAAAGCTGTTAAGCGACCGTTTTGGCATCCAGGCCCGAGGGGGCTGCTCATGTGCCGGAACTTACGGCCATTACTTACTCGGCATTGAAAAACCCGATTCCAAAGCCATCACTAATCGCATTGATGCCGGTTATTTGAACGAGAAGCCGGGATGGATCCGCATTTCCTTGCACCCGGTTATGACGAATAAAGAAGCAGAGGATCTTGTGCATGCCGTTTCCCAAATTACTCAACATACTGATGTGTGGAAGCAGGATTACCTTTATGACAAGAAATCCAACCAATTTGTGCATACGAAGTTCAGGCTCTCGGAGGATATGTATTCATTTTTTGCTGTGTAGCGTTGCTCCACGTTTTTATGAGAATGAATTCTCCCTTCGTTAGTGAACCCTACTTGATCAACAAACTCAGGACTGTCTGCGGACAGTCCCTTTTTTCTTTGAGGGAGGAGGAAACATTCGACATGAAGAATTAAATAACGACAATATGCATTATACCCACAACGTTGGTTAAGGCGGGATATTCATGAGACAAATTCTGATTGTTGAAGACGACACAACAATCTCCTTGGTACTGAAGGTTTATCTGGAAAAATAAGGATATTTCATCCGGCAAGCGTATACCTGCAAGGAGGCGAAGGAAGCGTTTGAACTATATCCGCCGGTGCTTGTGCTGTTGGATGTTACGCTGCCGGATGACTCAGGCTGGAGCATGCTCCAATTTGTACGAGAGCGAAGTGCTTGTCCGGTGATCATGCTCACGGCACTAGGCACGATTCAAGATAAGCTGCAGGGATTGAATCAAGGTGCAGATGATTATATGACGAAACCGTTTGTCGGCGAAGAAGTAGTTGCCCGTGTGAATGCGGTTCTGCGGCGTTCGGAACGCATATTCGAGCAAGATGACGCCAAGTATTTTGGCAGCCTGAAGGTAGGCTTCCAATCGCACGCCGTTCACTTACATGGTGCGGAGCTCCATTTTACGCCAAAGGACTTGGATCTGCTGCTGTATTTGCTTACCCATTCGAATCAAACATTGACCCGGGATCAGCTCATTGAGAATGTATGGGGCTACGATTACGAAGGCAGTGAACGAGCCGTCGATTTGGCGATCAACCGGATTCGGCAAACGCTGCGCGATTGGCCATCGGAAGAAGGAGAGATCGCAACAATTAGGGGAGTGGGGTACCAGGCACGTGTTAAAATCAACAGGTGAGCGTAAAACGCTTTTGCAATATTGGACGATCCGCTATATGATCGTGCTGGCAGTCGGGCTTCTTATTATCGGTGCCGGTTCATTTTATTTTTTGGAGATGAAGGAAGCACAGAAGCATTTAGAGGTTGGGCGTAAGCTATTTCAAGTGCTGTCGTCCGTCATTCAAGTGAAGGAGGGACGTCTGGAGCCGGGAGATCGCCGATATATAGACGATATCACTCATGACACCATAGCCAAAGACATGAAATCATCGGCCCAATTTATGATCTATCTCGTGGATGCTCATGGCAGGATGATAAGTGCCCATCCGGACAATATGCCCTTGGAGTTGGTTCAGGTTGCCAATACGCAGCGGGACGTTGAGACCGGTGATGATCCCCTTCCGATTCGTATGAAGGATGCGGAGACCTCTTACTTTGTTAAGCGATACCAATGGCAAGGGAGGACAATAGGATATCTATATCTCCTGTTAGTTCCGGATGAAATGTTTGATGTACCTGACTATAAAAAAACGGTGTATCTTATGTTCGCCGTTACCTTCGTACTGGGCTGGAGCATTCTGTATGTGCTGACAAGGCGTTTAATCAAACCGCTGAAACAGGTGGCGGATGGAGCTAAGCAAATTATGAACGGCTCGTATCCTGCAGAAAAAAGAGTCACAGCAAAGGAGAAAGAATTGTACGAGCTGCACGAGTCGTTTGGTGAAATGGCGGTGAAGCTCGGCCAGCTTGATTACCTTCGAACGAAATTGCTGGCAGGTGTTACACATGAGCTCAAGACGCCGGTGACTTCAATTAGCGGACTTGTCCAAGCGGTTCGGGATGAGGTGGTCACCGGGGAGGATGCCCGTACATTTATGGACTTGTGCTATAAAGAAACGCTGCATTTGCAGCGTATGGTGGAGGATTTGCTTGAATTTAACTCCTATGCTGTAGGTGCTGTAAAAATACAGACGGCACAAATAAATTTGAACGAATGGCTCAAGGAAGCCATCCAGCAATGGTCGCTAATCGAAACGGCCGGTGATGTAAAAGTGGAGATGTCAGTCCCCGACCATCCTGTATTCGTAATGACGGACGGTATCAGATTAAAGCAGGTCCTGGTCAACCTGTTGAACAATGCCAAAGCCTCTACTGAAGGCACAGGCTTGATCAAGGTGATATTGATCCAACATGAAGAAGTGGCGGTCATGGAAGTTCATGATACAGGTGCGGGGATTCCGGAGCATGAGCAGTCATATGTATTTGAAAATTTCTTCAGAGGGGAACGTAAGCAGAATAAAATACGAGGTATGGGGCTAGGGCTGCCACTTTGCAGAATGATCATGAAAGAGCTTAGCGGCGAAATTAAATTGCTGTCAAGCTCTTCTCAAGGGACTGTATTTTCAGTAAGTCTGCAAAAAGATATCAATGGCAGCTTGTAAACTACGCTTCTTCGAAAGCTGCTGAGCTCCCCATTTCCGCTTTATCAATAGTCTAAGGCCCACAGCTAGTTATGCACTGTGGGCCTCTTTTATAGTGTGCGAATCTTCTAATCCGATTACACTTTGAAATTCGAAACGGCTTCGCTCAAGCCATCTGCCATTTTTGAAAGCATATTAGAACTTGCGGATACTTCCTCCATGGATGCCATCGTCTCCTCAACTACAGTTGCGACGGTTTGAGTGTTTAAGGATGTACGATCAGCGATCTCAGCGATTTCCTTCATGGAAGTAACCATCTCCATGGCGCTTGTATTTACCGATTTTGATTCTTCGACTGCGTGATTTGTTTCCATTCCTACTTCTTCTACAGATTGAACAATGTCAGAGAAGGAAGCTCCAGCACCTTCAACAAGATCCATGCCGATCGAGAGAGATTTCACTCCATCTTGCATAGAAAGCATGACTTGATTGGTACTTAACATGATCTCTTCAATGAGATTGGAAATTTTCCTTGATGCATCTTCAGACTGTCCGGCCAGCTTGCGTACTTCAGAGGCAACAACAGCAAAACCTCTTCCTTCTTCCCCGGCTCTAGCAGCCTCGATGGCTGCATTAAGGGATAATAGATTGGTCTGAGCTGCGATCTCACTAATCATGGATGTGATTTGGCTAATCTCAGCAGACTTTTGTGCAAGATGATTCACGGAATCAGAGGATTGGACAACTTTATCCTGAACTTCTTTCATTTGATTGATGGTAGAGCTGATGACGGCATTCCCTTTAGAGGCTTTATCCTGTGTTCGCATAATAAGATTGGCTACAGAATGAAATCTCTCTGATATATGTTCGATTCGTTTGGAGACCCCTAAAGCTGTATCAGATGTGGCGG
This genomic window from Paenibacillus hexagrammi contains:
- a CDS encoding sensor histidine kinase; translation: MFFIRIMNDMKMKKKLAITFISAAVLPLMLSGLFLTAKLRAIVIQDAFLQVSGNVERVRKRTEELMKVPLDISYRLTTDNKMKLVAGRQYNSNLEVIQAYRGYTDIRDYLQLYKEISGIRVYTVNPGALNNWEFIQPDDDILSQDWYKEAIARKGLAGWNLIKDERVNEEYLSLIRSFSLDPPGRTGVLVINVDKHRLSSILDQESFQTFIVDDRNRIVASNDAALFGKNLFEIHTDENVLSQQTGSYDGIVNGHASKVVIANLNPENSWNGLRIISIFTVSDITRDANQVIRLGIIVISASLIFAVLLIYASASLLSRRLYRLSNHMSKVGSGSLETYLHIDGKDEIGLLSRRFNSLVRSISQLIQEVQETNRQKSLVEQRQNEIKFKMLASQINPHFLFNALESIRMESHIRKQDDIAHAVWLLSSLLRSSLEAGNGKITLRKELERVRCYLEIQKFRYEDRLEYRFKVEPHLEELPIPPLIIQPLVENAIIHGLDNRAEGAYIEVEVMSVSEGIRIKVSDNGAGFPAGRLSLMQEELSASVDEQEGQRIGLRNVNDRLVLLYGTTSCLQIESEPGNGTSVTFFIPGGVSRC
- a CDS encoding AraC family transcriptional regulator, yielding MIEYLQKSKHHTELHLTQFGIESCIPRHFHGPAVRDYYLLHYILEGRGSFEVGGTTYTLGKGQGFLICPGVVTYYEADASHPWTYCWVGFNGTLAEWLLKQAGLTLSSPILHYNSDDRLYRYIQMMDDSKKDFPRSRESRLNGLLYLMLSELVESGPVEPNSPKSVRSEVYVEKVLDLIEVNYAQKITMEDIAHAIGLNRSYLCSLFKQRMNTSIQDYLIRCRINKACEMMGNAELSIGDISRSVGYNDPLLFSKMFKKVKGLSPKHYRTELQTEAGD
- a CDS encoding phage tail protein gives rise to the protein MSNVVDFKTVSTTGLESSPVAEALAGLRAHEARYFMNKYKHVFTVVPASESQETLDYVNRVLQERNIEFAAKPLETSRFQVENIKFAYVFYEDGLGINVMYTIDDPKKRAVGFKLSEGMDVPQELEGKFKFAKMKSALAGTIRGSFFVIKGEY
- a CDS encoding aminotransferase class V-fold PLP-dependent enzyme, which codes for MSTLEKFFQAYRNCVVGVDHRFETPYGWKKMVYADWTASGRLYGPIEKKITEIVGPFMANTHTEASAAGEMMSNWYRYARLVIKQHVNADVEQDVLLTCGSGTTGVINRFQRILGLRIPESLASQVNLADEERPLVIVTHMEHHSNHTSWLETTADVEVLEPGADGNVSLDNLRDLLEANRHRRLIIGAFTACSNVTGVCTPYSQMARLMHEYGGLCFVDFAAAAPYIHMDMHPADPMERLDAIYFSPHKFLGGPGSCGVLLFDKRLYKNRIPDTVGGGTVKWTNPWGEKAYCDDIEEREHGGTPGILQVIRTALSLKLKDQMGLKSIQEREKELLHIVWNGLKNNPQIKVLEPDQTERLGIISFYSESIHYNLFTKLLSDRFGIQARGGCSCAGTYGHYLLGIEKPDSKAITNRIDAGYLNEKPGWIRISLHPVMTNKEAEDLVHAVSQITQHTDVWKQDYLYDKKSNQFVHTKFRLSEDMYSFFAV
- a CDS encoding sensor histidine kinase → MLKSTGERKTLLQYWTIRYMIVLAVGLLIIGAGSFYFLEMKEAQKHLEVGRKLFQVLSSVIQVKEGRLEPGDRRYIDDITHDTIAKDMKSSAQFMIYLVDAHGRMISAHPDNMPLELVQVANTQRDVETGDDPLPIRMKDAETSYFVKRYQWQGRTIGYLYLLLVPDEMFDVPDYKKTVYLMFAVTFVLGWSILYVLTRRLIKPLKQVADGAKQIMNGSYPAEKRVTAKEKELYELHESFGEMAVKLGQLDYLRTKLLAGVTHELKTPVTSISGLVQAVRDEVVTGEDARTFMDLCYKETLHLQRMVEDLLEFNSYAVGAVKIQTAQINLNEWLKEAIQQWSLIETAGDVKVEMSVPDHPVFVMTDGIRLKQVLVNLLNNAKASTEGTGLIKVILIQHEEVAVMEVHDTGAGIPEHEQSYVFENFFRGERKQNKIRGMGLGLPLCRMIMKELSGEIKLLSSSSQGTVFSVSLQKDINGSL